The nucleotide window CAGGTCGCACCGGCATACCCCACCACCGGATAGCGGTACATGCCGGCACGGTCATAGGTGGGGAACCCGACCCGCACCATGGGGATGGCGTTGTCGATGGCGACGAAGCGTCCCTTGGAGTGGCCGAGGATCAGGTCCAGTTCCAGCCCCTTGTTCTTGATGCGGTCCTCCAGGTCCCAGAAATCGGCGTTGGTGACCACTTCCATGTGCCAGTCGACATTTTCCTGCATTGCCAGCAGGCGCGGATCTTCCTTGTAGCGCACGTTGTCGTCGCCGAGCAACAGCAAGACCGGCTTCATTTCCAGGTCGATACAGAACTCGGCCAGTCCGATCACCAGATCCGGGTTGCCGTAAATGGCCACCTTTTTCTCGGCCAGGAACAGGTGGGTGAGATCGGTCAGGGCGTCGATGGCCATGCCGCGTTCCTTTACCAGTGACTGGGGGATCGGCTTGCCGGTCAGTTGTTTCAGATTGTGCAGGAAGGTATCGGTGTTGCGGATGCCGATCGGCGTCGGGCCGATGATGGTCGGCAGGTCGAATTCCTGCTGAAGCCATTCGGCGGCCCTGCTCCCCTCGTAGCGGTTAAGGGCGATGGTGCCGACCGCATTGGCGGTGCTGCGCAGGTCATCCATGGTCGTGCTGCCGTGGGAGATGGCGCTGCCATCCGGCATCAGGGGTGAATCGAAACTTTCGATCTCGAACAGCACGGTGGCATCGATATCCATTTCTTCCAGCAGATGTTTGAGCGCCGTGACATCTCCCGGATTGACCCAGCCGGTCAGCACGTTCAGCTTGCCGTTCGGCTCCCCCTTGGTGGCAAAGTGCTTGACAAAGTCCCGCACCGCCACGTCGTACCCGCCGATCATGCTGCCCACGAAGCTGGGGGTATGAATGGCGATCAGATGCACCTCGCGGTCCGGATATTTTTCCTTGAGCAGCCCTTCGTTGAGCTTTTTGATCACACCGTCGATATCGTCGCCGATTACCTCGGTCGAGCAGGTGGTGATGATCGGGATCACCTTGACGTGCGGATAGCGCGCCAGCAGCACGTCGACCCCTTCCTCGACCCGGTTGCAGGCACCGAATACGGCGCCATCCTCATGCACGGACGAGGAGGCTATCTCGAAGCTCTCCTTGAAGTGCTGCGAGAAGATCAGGCGCACGAACATCACGCAGCCCTGGCCGCCATGGACCAGGCCGATGCAGTCCTTGATGCCGATGCTGGCGAACTGGGCCCCGGCCGGCTGACAGGTGAAGATGGGATTGATCGTGCCGATGCGGTCTTTTACCTTTATTTCGCAGTTCATGGCAGGTTCCTTTTCTTGGTTTCTGTTTCGAAAAGCGGGGATTTTTTCTTCTGGCAAGAAAATCGAGGGATTGCGCGGAGGCGTACTAGTAGTACGCCGCACAAGCAAGACCGATGATTGACGCCGCCAGGGGGAAAAAGCACCCTTTCCGGACGGAAACTTCTTAGTAATTCACTACAGTCAGCTCAAGGTTGAGCGACCCGTCGATGGTCAGCCAGTCCAGGCGCGCATTCAGCGTGCGCATGAGGGCTTTGATGTCGTCCTTGGCCATCTCCTTGATCCAGGGAAAACGCTCCCGGTAGGCCCGGTCCAGCAGGACCGCATCCACCCAGTAGCACTTCTCCAGCCCGGTCGGGTTTTCCACCGGCTCGTCGCAGAGCAGTTGGGCTGTCTTGGCGAGAATGTTGGCGTTCTGTTTGCGCCGGTCCCAGCCCCGGGAATTGAACTGCCAGAGACAGTTTTTCATGATGTAATTTTCCAGGGGGGCGATCTTGTCCCTGGTATCCTGATCGACCTCGGCCAAGGGGTCGCTGGTATAGACCCGCTGGTACTTCCGTTCGGCCATGTTTTTCGGTTTGTGGTTGGCACTCATGTCAAACTCCTTTTATCAGGCCGCGGCTTTGACAGCGTCGGCGGTGTCGGCCGAGGTACGCGGAAATTCGGGATAGGTCTTCGTGCGCAGGTTGCTGACGCTGTCGTACGTGCCGGTGTATTCCGAAAGCTCCGTCGAGGAGGTGATCTCCTCCGGCAGATCCTTGTCGGAGAGCATGCGGCGGGTAACAAAGCCCTGGGCAGCGGGAATCTCGTCCTTGCTGATGTCGCTCAGGGCGAGCTGGTGGATCGGCGAATAGATGGCGTTGTAGATGTCCCGGGCAAAGCGCACCCAGCCTTCGAAACCCTTGTAGGGGCCGTTGTGGTAGGCATGGGCGTTGAGGTAGGGGACGCCGACCTTCTTCGCCATTTCCCCCGGCCGCTTGCCGGTGAAGATCACATCCGGCTTCAGCATATCGAGTGCTTCCAGCCCTTCCAGTTCGTTCGGATCATCGATGGCCAGGGCACCCTCGCCGCAACGGGAAACACCCTTTTCCATATCCCCCTGGTGGCCGAACTTGGTGTAGACCGACACCACCTTGACCCCCATCTCTTCCTGGATGCAGTGAGCCCAGTGCCAGAGCTTGGAGCCGCCGGGCCACAGGCAGACCTTCTTACCCTGCAGGCGGGCCTTGTACCACTCGAGCTGCGGCTTCCACTTGGCAACCTCTTCCTCGATGATCTTCTCGGCACGGTCCTCGATGCCGAAGAACAGGCCGATCTTGCGCAGGGAGTCGGCCAGAGGCTTGAAGCCGAAACCGTCGATATCGAGCCGGGGGATGCCGTAGCGTTCGCGCAGTTCGTCGCAGATGTACTCCGCGGAACGGGCGCATTCGAGCACGTTGAGGTGGGCGCGGTGCATGCCGCGCAGATCGTCATAGGAACCGTTGCCGGTGAAGGTGGACAGCACCTGGATGCCCATGCGCTTGAAGTAGTCGAGCATCACCTCCTGATCGCCCTGGATGTTGTATTCGCCGACGTAATTGATCACGTAATCGCTGGTGATCTCGGGCTCCAGGGTGCCGACTTTCTGGTTGATCCAGGCGATGTTGATCTTGTGGTGCCCGCCGGACTGGCTGGGGCCGGCAAAACCGGGGGAGTTGCAGACGAAGATGTCCACGTCCGGCAGCTCTTCCATCACCTCCTGGGCAATGGCGTCGATGTCGTCGCCGATCAGGGCCGTGGCGCAGGTCTGGTAGATGGTCATGCGCTTGATCTTGGGAAAGGCCTTGAATGCTTCTATGATGTTCTGCTTGAGGAGCTTCTCGGCGCCGAAGACGATGTGCTTTTCCTTTACGTCGGTGGCAAAGGTGTACTTCAGCTGGAAGTTGTCGTTATCGCTGATATAGCGCTTGGTCTGCCAGGTGTCGTAGGTACAGCCGACCGGGCCGTGGCTGATGTGGATCACGTCCTTCATGGGCGTGCCGATGACATGCTTGGCGCCGCAGTAGGCGCAGCCGCGTTCGGATATGGAACCGGGGATGGTGTTGAGGTAGCCCTTGGGCAGGCAGGAGGTCAGATCCTCCCCTTTGCCCTTGATGACGGCATGTTCCTTGCGTTCCGGAATGACTTTGCTGCATTCGAACTCATGATAAGGCATGGCTCAGTCTCCTTGTGAGTCTTTACATGGTGTGAGCAAACTTCACCTGCAATGGAACACGGATTTCGCGGATGCGATGGATTTTCACGGATTTCACCCAAACCGCATTGTTTTTTAAAAATTCGCGCTAATCCGCCCAAATCCTGCTTTTTCTTCAGGCCCGTTTTGTGGGTCCGCGTTCCATTGCCTTGCGTTTTTTTTGTGCGAGATGCTTCCGACGGGGCTCAGTCGGCCAAACCGTACTTGACGACCATGTTTTCCAGTTGATCCATGGTCAGCGGCTTGGGAATCACGAAATCCTGGTTCTCGATGATCTTGCGGGCCAGTTCGCTATATTCGTTCGCCTGGTTCTCGGTCGGATCGAACTCGGTGACGGTCTTCTTGTTGAACTCGGCCTTTTGCACGATGTTGTCGCGCGGCACGAAGTGGATCATCTTGGTGCCGATGGCGGCGGTGAACTCTTCCAGAAACTCCCGTTCGCCGTCCACCTTGCGGCTGTTGCAGATGATGCCACCCAGACGCACGCCGCTCTGCTTGGCATACTTCACCAAGCCCTTGCAGATGTTGTTGGCGGCGTAGATGGCCATCATTTCGCCGGATGCAACGATATAGACCTCCTGGGCCTTGCCGTCGCGGATCGGCATGGCAAAACCGCCGCAGACAACGTCGCCGAGCACGTCGAAGAAGATGAAGTCAAGGTCGTCGGTATAGGCGCCGTTTTCCTCCATCAGGTCGATGGCGGTGATGACACCCCGTCCGGCACAGCCGACCCCCGGCTCCGGCCCCCCCGATTCCACGCAGCGGATATCCTTGAATCCGACCTTGATCACCATGTCGTTGGTGACCTTCTCGGCGCCGTGATCCCGCAGCACGTCCATCAACGTCTCCTGCGGCTTGCCGCCCAGGATCAGACGGGTGGAGTCGGCCTTGGGGTCGCAGCCATGGATGAAAACCTTCTTGTCGTGAAAGTGGGCCAGTGCCGCAGCCGTGTTCTGGGTCGTGGTGGATTTGCCTATGCCGCCTTTGCCGTAGATTGCGATTTTCCTGGTCATGATGAGGTCTCCTTTGCGTATGGGTAAATGATGGTTTTTGGAACCGGTTCATCAGCGCTTACAATCCTATTGAGCAGAGAGCGTGCCAGAACATGACGTGAGAGATGACGAGGAAGAATTCAGGTGGTAGAGACACGGAGGCGCCCAGCAGTTTCCGCACGATTGCAACAGGTTAGACACGGCAGGCCAATACTTCATTCACAGGATGCTGATCCGTTTTTGTCGGCATGGTTCCCGGACCGGACGTCGGTTCCTGTACCGCGGCGTACGATTGGAATGGAAATGTACCGAAATGTACGGAAGGCTCGCGGCCGCAGTCGAGCCTCGAACGGGGTGAAATGGGAGGGACAGGAAGACAGACGTTTCGGCCTGTTCAGGAGGAATATCGGGAACCGGGTCACAAGCCTGGGGAAAGTATGGGCGACACCATGAAAGGGAGCCGGCGGCCACGGCAGCCACCGGTGCTCTCCCTGTTCACGATGACAACATCAGCGCAGAGTTGTTCAGAGGTGGGTCTGGATGAAAAGGCTACGGCTCTTTCGGGGACTGTGCCGCTCCTGTGCCTTTACTACAGCGTTCACTCAACCTCTCCAGGAGCACGTAGAATACCGACACGAACGGAATGGCCAAAAGTGTCGATGAGAGCATACCGCCGAAAACTACCGTGCCGATGGCCCGTTGACTGGCGGAGCCCGCCCCGAAAGCGACCACGAGCGGCGCCACCCCGAGGATGAAGGCAAACGAGGTCATGATGATGGGGCGGAACCGGCGGTGGGTCGCCTCGATGGCGGCCTCGGCGATGTCCAGGCCGCTTTTGCGCAGGTCGCGGGCGAATTCGACGATCAGGATGGCGTTTTTGCTCGAAAGGGCGATCATGAGCACGAGCCCCACCTGGGTATAGAGGTTGTTGTCATAGCCACGTACTATGAGGGCAAGCAGGACACCGACAAGGGCAATGGGAACGACCAGTACGACCGCCGCGGGAGAGGTCCAGCTCTCGTACAGGGCTGCCAGCACCAGGTACACCAGAATGATGGAGACGGCATACACGAAGTAAGCCTGTTTCCCGACCTTTTTTTCCTGGTAGCTGGAGGAGGTCCAGTCGAATCCCATCCCTTCGGGCAATTGCCGTTCGGCTATCTGCTCCATGAAAGCGAGTGCCTGGCCGGAGCTGTAGCCGGGCGCTGCGGAGCCATAGATGGAGGCAGCCGGATAGAGGTTGTAGCGTGTGATCAGCTCAGAGCCGTTCGTCGGTTTGACATCGAGCAAGGCGCCCAGAGGGACCATGTCGCCGTTTGCATTGCGTACATGCAGGTTTTTTATGTCCTGCGGCTGGAGGCGGAACTGGTCGTTGGCCTGGACATATACCTGGAATACCTGATTGTATTTGTTGAACAGGTTTACGAACGAAGACCCCAGATAGGACTGGATAGTGGCGAACAGGTCGGCATTGGACACCTGGAAAGCCTGTGTCTTGGTCCTGTCGATGTCCAGATAAAGCTGCGGATTGCCAACGGTGAAGGTGCTTTGCAGACCGCGCAGACCCGCTTGGGCATTCGCTGCCTGGACAATTTCGTCCGCGGATTGCTTGAGCTGGTCCAATCCCAGGCTGGCCCGGTCCTCCAGCATCATCTGAAACCCGCCCGTCTGCCCCAGTCCACGGATCGGCGGGGGGATTGCCACGAAGGCCAGGGCGTCCTGGATGCCTGCGAGCTCCCGGTTGATATTCGAGATGATGACATCCTGGCTCAAAGCCGAACCGCGTTCCCCCCAATCCTGGTAGACGAAGAACGTGGACGAAACATTGGAGACGTTGGCGAAGTCCAGGACCGAGAAACCGCCTATGGTTACCCAGGAGGCAATTCCGCGGGTCTTTTTCAAGATGGCATTGACCTGATCGGCTGCTCGTTGCAGT belongs to Geobacter sp. SVR and includes:
- the anfK gene encoding Fe-only nitrogenase subunit beta — translated: MNCEIKVKDRIGTINPIFTCQPAGAQFASIGIKDCIGLVHGGQGCVMFVRLIFSQHFKESFEIASSSVHEDGAVFGACNRVEEGVDVLLARYPHVKVIPIITTCSTEVIGDDIDGVIKKLNEGLLKEKYPDREVHLIAIHTPSFVGSMIGGYDVAVRDFVKHFATKGEPNGKLNVLTGWVNPGDVTALKHLLEEMDIDATVLFEIESFDSPLMPDGSAISHGSTTMDDLRSTANAVGTIALNRYEGSRAAEWLQQEFDLPTIIGPTPIGIRNTDTFLHNLKQLTGKPIPQSLVKERGMAIDALTDLTHLFLAEKKVAIYGNPDLVIGLAEFCIDLEMKPVLLLLGDDNVRYKEDPRLLAMQENVDWHMEVVTNADFWDLEDRIKNKGLELDLILGHSKGRFVAIDNAIPMVRVGFPTYDRAGMYRYPVVGYAGATWLGEQMANALFTDMEYKKNKEWILNVW
- the anfG gene encoding Fe-only nitrogenase subunit delta, which translates into the protein MSANHKPKNMAERKYQRVYTSDPLAEVDQDTRDKIAPLENYIMKNCLWQFNSRGWDRRKQNANILAKTAQLLCDEPVENPTGLEKCYWVDAVLLDRAYRERFPWIKEMAKDDIKALMRTLNARLDWLTIDGSLNLELTVVNY
- the anfD gene encoding nitrogenase iron-iron protein, alpha chain, whose product is MPYHEFECSKVIPERKEHAVIKGKGEDLTSCLPKGYLNTIPGSISERGCAYCGAKHVIGTPMKDVIHISHGPVGCTYDTWQTKRYISDNDNFQLKYTFATDVKEKHIVFGAEKLLKQNIIEAFKAFPKIKRMTIYQTCATALIGDDIDAIAQEVMEELPDVDIFVCNSPGFAGPSQSGGHHKINIAWINQKVGTLEPEITSDYVINYVGEYNIQGDQEVMLDYFKRMGIQVLSTFTGNGSYDDLRGMHRAHLNVLECARSAEYICDELRERYGIPRLDIDGFGFKPLADSLRKIGLFFGIEDRAEKIIEEEVAKWKPQLEWYKARLQGKKVCLWPGGSKLWHWAHCIQEEMGVKVVSVYTKFGHQGDMEKGVSRCGEGALAIDDPNELEGLEALDMLKPDVIFTGKRPGEMAKKVGVPYLNAHAYHNGPYKGFEGWVRFARDIYNAIYSPIHQLALSDISKDEIPAAQGFVTRRMLSDKDLPEEITSSTELSEYTGTYDSVSNLRTKTYPEFPRTSADTADAVKAAA
- the nifH gene encoding nitrogenase iron protein → MTRKIAIYGKGGIGKSTTTQNTAAALAHFHDKKVFIHGCDPKADSTRLILGGKPQETLMDVLRDHGAEKVTNDMVIKVGFKDIRCVESGGPEPGVGCAGRGVITAIDLMEENGAYTDDLDFIFFDVLGDVVCGGFAMPIRDGKAQEVYIVASGEMMAIYAANNICKGLVKYAKQSGVRLGGIICNSRKVDGEREFLEEFTAAIGTKMIHFVPRDNIVQKAEFNKKTVTEFDPTENQANEYSELARKIIENQDFVIPKPLTMDQLENMVVKYGLAD